In a genomic window of Pseudomonas mohnii:
- a CDS encoding polysaccharide biosynthesis protein — protein sequence MDKLRSFLLGLPRRQKRLLQVGTDVVLVWLALWLAFIVRLGIDDMYNPIRVHAWLFVSAPIVAIPLFIRIGMYRAVMRYFGNDALIVIVKAVSLSSLILAVVVYWYSNHASVVPRSIIFNYWWLSLVIIGGLRLCMRQYFMGDWFSAAQHVPFTNRDDGLTKVAVYGAGVAGNQLVAALRMGRVMRPVAFIDDDASIADRSISGLQVYKPKHIQQMIDVTGAQEILLALPSSTRARRREILNFLEGFPLHIRSVPNFTDLASGRVKVDDIQEVDIADLLGRDSVPARPDLLTHCIKGKVVMVTGAGGSIGSELCRQIFSLGPTALLLFDHGEFNLYSILSELERRIDRESISIRLLPILGSIRHPHKLQDVMKTWKVDTVYHAAAYKHVPMVEHNIAEGVLNNVIGTLNTAQAALQTGVSNFVLISTDKAVRPTNVMGSTKRLAELILQALSREVAPVLFGDKGNISRVNKTRFTMVRFGNVLGSSGSVIPLFHSQIKSGGPLTVTHPKITRYFMTIPEAAQLVIQAGSMGQGGDVFVLDMGEPVRIVELAEKMIHLSGLSVRSDRSPQGDIAIEFTGLRPGEKLYEELLIGDNVSATPHPMIMSADEDHVPWDVLKTRLSELLVAVEEDDYSRVRQLLRETVSGYSPDGEIVDWIYQQRSLDP from the coding sequence ATGGATAAATTACGTTCATTTCTTCTAGGGTTGCCACGCAGGCAGAAACGTCTGCTACAGGTTGGTACCGACGTTGTGCTGGTTTGGCTGGCACTCTGGTTAGCGTTCATCGTCCGGTTGGGCATTGACGACATGTACAACCCGATCCGGGTGCATGCGTGGCTTTTCGTTAGTGCGCCAATTGTTGCCATCCCGCTTTTCATACGGATCGGAATGTACCGCGCGGTGATGCGGTATTTTGGAAATGATGCCCTCATTGTAATTGTGAAGGCTGTAAGCCTTTCGTCACTGATACTTGCTGTGGTCGTTTACTGGTACAGCAATCATGCCAGTGTGGTACCTCGTTCCATAATTTTCAATTACTGGTGGTTGAGTCTTGTGATTATTGGCGGATTGCGTCTGTGCATGCGCCAGTATTTCATGGGGGATTGGTTCTCGGCTGCCCAACACGTGCCCTTTACAAATCGTGATGATGGTTTAACTAAAGTTGCTGTTTATGGGGCGGGCGTTGCTGGTAATCAACTGGTCGCTGCTTTGCGCATGGGGCGGGTAATGCGGCCGGTCGCTTTTATTGATGATGATGCCAGTATTGCGGACCGATCCATTTCCGGACTTCAGGTTTATAAGCCAAAGCATATACAGCAAATGATTGATGTGACGGGGGCCCAGGAAATACTTCTCGCACTTCCTTCGTCAACGCGAGCACGTCGTCGCGAAATTCTCAACTTCCTTGAAGGCTTTCCGCTGCATATCAGGAGTGTTCCAAATTTCACCGATCTGGCCAGCGGACGAGTGAAAGTGGACGATATTCAGGAGGTTGATATTGCTGATCTCCTGGGGCGTGATTCCGTACCGGCTCGACCGGATTTGCTGACCCATTGTATAAAAGGCAAGGTTGTAATGGTGACGGGGGCCGGTGGTTCGATCGGTTCAGAGCTTTGCCGTCAGATTTTTTCATTAGGCCCCACGGCGCTGTTGTTGTTCGATCATGGTGAATTCAACCTCTACAGTATTCTGTCTGAGCTCGAGCGTCGAATAGATCGTGAGTCCATCTCGATTCGCTTGCTTCCGATCCTGGGTTCTATCCGTCATCCTCATAAACTTCAGGATGTAATGAAGACCTGGAAAGTTGACACGGTTTATCACGCAGCGGCTTATAAACACGTACCGATGGTGGAACATAACATCGCCGAGGGCGTGCTTAATAACGTCATTGGAACCTTAAATACTGCGCAGGCGGCTCTGCAAACGGGGGTCTCGAATTTCGTTTTGATTTCCACCGACAAGGCGGTCCGCCCAACGAATGTGATGGGAAGTACAAAGCGCCTCGCGGAACTGATTTTGCAGGCATTGAGTCGTGAAGTCGCACCAGTGCTATTTGGCGATAAAGGCAACATCTCGCGGGTGAATAAAACTCGTTTCACGATGGTGCGTTTTGGCAATGTGCTCGGCTCGTCAGGCTCCGTGATACCCCTGTTTCACAGTCAGATCAAGTCGGGTGGGCCCTTGACGGTCACTCATCCGAAGATCACTCGATACTTCATGACAATTCCCGAGGCAGCCCAATTGGTTATCCAGGCGGGCTCGATGGGGCAGGGGGGAGACGTTTTCGTTCTCGATATGGGTGAGCCGGTGAGGATTGTCGAACTGGCAGAGAAAATGATCCATTTGTCGGGATTGAGCGTTCGATCGGATAGAAGTCCTCAGGGAGACATCGCTATCGAGTTCACCGGTCTTCGTCCGGGTGAGAAGCTCTATGAGGAGTTACTGATAGGTGACAATGTTTCCGCCACTCCTCACCCAATGATCATGAGTGCGGATGAAGATCATGTGCCGTGGGATGTGCTGAAGACACGCCTGAGTGAGTTACTGGTTGCCGTAGAGGAAGATGACTACTCGCGCGTTCGCCAGCTTCTCAGGGAAACGGTGAGTGGCTACTCGCCCGACGGAGAGATTGTGGACTGGATTTATCAGCAGCGCAGCCTTGATCCCTGA
- a CDS encoding DegT/DnrJ/EryC1/StrS family aminotransferase, with product MNITVTKPFIPPFGEFQTYLQGVWEREWFTNNGPLVNELELKLKEKLNVDHLLFLSNGTIALQIAIRALDLQGEIITTPFSYVATTSSIVWERCEPVMVDICPDTLNIDPEKIEQAITSRTSAILATHVFGNPCDVEAIEKIAQKHQLRVIYDAAHAFGTQYKKRSLLAYGDIATCSFHATKLFHTIEGGAVTTSNPEILKKMAMMRNFGHSSLTEFGGVGVNGKNSEVHAAMGLTNLKYVEEILKVRKELCEHYKSELTDLPIRFQKIAENTDYNHSYFPVIFDDEKTLLHVMAELNLNNIYPRRYFYPSLSELPYVHEQRSPISEDVSRRIMCLPLYHTLSREEIDMVCRIIKRSIRY from the coding sequence ATGAATATTACAGTTACGAAGCCGTTTATCCCTCCCTTTGGTGAGTTTCAGACTTATCTACAAGGGGTTTGGGAACGTGAATGGTTTACCAATAATGGGCCGTTGGTGAACGAGCTTGAATTAAAACTCAAGGAAAAGCTTAACGTTGACCATCTGCTGTTTCTCAGTAATGGTACGATCGCGCTTCAAATTGCAATTCGAGCGCTCGATTTGCAGGGTGAAATCATCACCACGCCGTTTAGTTATGTTGCTACTACTTCCAGTATCGTCTGGGAGCGTTGCGAGCCTGTTATGGTTGATATTTGCCCAGATACTCTGAATATCGACCCGGAAAAGATCGAGCAAGCCATTACGTCGCGCACTTCCGCTATTTTGGCAACCCATGTTTTCGGCAATCCATGTGATGTTGAAGCGATTGAAAAAATTGCACAAAAACATCAGTTGCGCGTTATTTATGATGCTGCTCACGCGTTCGGTACTCAATATAAGAAGCGCTCGCTATTGGCCTATGGCGATATCGCGACCTGTAGTTTTCATGCCACCAAGCTTTTTCATACTATTGAAGGGGGCGCTGTAACCACGTCCAATCCTGAAATACTGAAAAAGATGGCAATGATGCGAAATTTTGGTCATTCGTCGCTCACAGAGTTCGGTGGGGTAGGCGTGAATGGCAAAAATTCCGAGGTGCATGCTGCCATGGGCTTGACGAATCTCAAGTATGTTGAAGAGATTCTTAAAGTTCGTAAAGAGTTGTGCGAGCACTACAAGTCCGAGCTCACGGATCTGCCTATTCGATTCCAGAAAATTGCCGAAAATACTGATTACAACCATTCTTATTTTCCGGTCATATTCGATGATGAGAAGACGCTCCTGCACGTCATGGCAGAGCTGAATCTGAACAATATTTATCCTCGTCGTTATTTTTACCCTTCGCTTTCTGAATTGCCTTACGTCCACGAGCAACGCTCGCCAATCTCGGAAGATGTTTCACGGCGTATTATGTGCCTGCCGCTTTACCATACGCTATCGCGTGAAGAAATCGACATGGTATGCCGGATTATCAAGCGCTCGATTAGATATTGA